A genomic region of Solanum dulcamara chromosome 2, daSolDulc1.2, whole genome shotgun sequence contains the following coding sequences:
- the LOC129880600 gene encoding 26S proteasome regulatory subunit 8 homolog A-like yields MASADVEKSRSAMEREEACSAKPMKQGEGLRQYYMQHIHDLQLQVRIKTHNLNRLEAQRNELNSKVRMLKEELQLLQEPGSYVGEVVKVMGKSKVLVKVHPEGKYVVDIDKNIDITKITPSTRVALRNDSYVLHLILPSKVDPLVNLMKVEKVPDSTYDMIGGLDQQIKEIKEVIELPIKHPELFESLGIAQPKGVLLYGPPGTGKTLLARAVAHHTDCTFIRVSGSELVQKYIGEGSRMVRELFVMAREHAPSIIFMDEIDSIGSARMESGSGNGDSEVQRTMLELLNQLDGFEASNKIKVLMATNRIDILDQALLRPGRIDRKIEFPNPNEESRLDILKIHSRKMNLMRGIDLKKIAEKMSGASGAELKAVCTEAGMFALRERRVHVTQEDFEMAVAKVMKKETEKNMSLRKLWK; encoded by the exons ATGGCGTCAGCTGATGTTGAGAAGAGCAGGAGCGCTATGGAGCGAGAGGAAGCCTGTTCAGCGAAACCAATGAAGCAAGGGGAAGGGCTTAGACAGTACTATATGCAGCACATCCATGATCTCCAGCTTCAAGTCCGCATAAAGACTCACAATCTTAATCGCCTTGAAGCCCAGCGAAATGAGCTCAATTCTAAGG TGAGAATGCTCAAGGAGGAATTACAATTGCTTCAGGAGCCTGGATCATATGTTGGTGAAGTTGTTAAAGTAATGGGGAAGTCAAAGGTTCTAGTTAAA GTTCACCCTGAAGGCAAATACGTTGTCGATATTGACAAAAATATTGACATTACAAAGATCACTCCATCAACTAGAGTTGCCCTACGCAATGATAGCTATGTCCTTCATTTAATTTTGCCCAGCAAAGTTGATCCATTGGTCAACCTCATGAAAGTTGAGAAAGTGCCAGATTCCACTTATGACATGATTGGTGGTCTTGACCAGCAGATCAAGGAGATTAAAGAG GTTATTGAGCTTCCCATTAAGCATCCTGAGTTGTTTGAGTCTCTTGGAATAGCTCAACCAAAG GGAGTGCTGCTCTATGGACCTCCAGGAACTGGGAAAACATTGTTGGCGAGGGCAGTTGCACATCACACTGATTGTACCTTCATTAGGGTCTCTGGTTCCGAACTAGTGCAGAAATATATTGGAGAAGGTTCTCGAATGGTGAGAGAACTTTTTGTTATGGCCAG GGAACATGctccttctatcatttttatgGATGAGATAGACAGCATTGGATCTGCTAGGATGGAATCAGGGAGTGGCAATGGTGACAGTGAAGTGCAGAGGACAATGCTTGAACTTCTCAATCAGCTTGATGGATTTGAGGCATCAAACAAAATCAAG GTTCTGATGGCCACAAACCGTATAGATATTCTAGATCAAGCACTCCTTAGACCAGGAAGGATAGACAGGAAGATTGAATTTCCAAATCCCAATGAAGAG TCTCGTCTGGACATTTTGAAGATTCATTCGAGGAAGATGAACTTGATGCGGGGGATTGATTTGAAGAAGATTGCTGAGAAGATGAGTGGTGCTTCTGGGGCTGAACTTAAG GCTGTATGTACGGAAGCAGGGATGTTTGCTCTAAGAGAGAGGAGGGTGCATGTGACTCAAGAAGATTTTGAGATGGCTGTTGCTAAAGTAATGAAGAAAGAGACTGAGAAGAACATGTCACTGCGAAAGCTGTGGAAGTAG
- the LOC129880601 gene encoding uncharacterized protein LOC129880601 produces MYDGAKTRVRTVGGDSEHFPVTMGLHQGSTLSPFLFALVMDQLTRQIQGEVPWCMLFADDIVLIDETHNGVNDKLEGWRQTLESKGFKLSRTKTEYLECNFSSLPREADGEVRLGTQAIQKKRSFKYLGSIIQEDGDIDDDVSHRIGAGWMKWRLASGVLCDKKVPPKLKGKFYNVVVRPTLLYGVECWPIKKLHVQKMRVAEMRMLRWMCGHTRMDRIRNEDIRDKVGVASVEDKMREARLRWFGHVKRRDTDAPVRRCERLAMDGFRRGKGRPKKYWEEVIRHDMAQLQLSEDMTLDRRLWRTQTKIVG; encoded by the coding sequence atgtatgatggagctaagaccagggtaaggacggtagggggggactcggagcactttcctgttacgatggggttgcaccagggatcgactcttagcccgtttctattcgccctggtgatggatcaattgacaagacaaatacaaggtgaggtgccttggtgtatgttgttcgcggatgacatagtcctgattgacgagactcacaacggagttaacgacaagctggagggctggagacagacgttggagtctaaaggatttaaattgagtaggaccaagacagaatacttggagtgcaattTCAGTAGCCTGCCGCGTGAGGCtgacggggaagtgaggcttggtacccaggccattcaaaagaaaagaagcttcaagtaccttgggtctattatacaggaagatggagatatcgacgacgatgtttcacaccgcatcggtgcagggtggatgaaatggaggctcgcctccggagtgctgtgtgacaagaaagtgccaccaaaactcaaaggcaagttctacaatgtggtggttagaccgaccttattgtacggggtggagtgttggccaatcaagaaacttcatgttcagaagatgagagtcgcggaaatgcgaatgctgcggtggatgtgtgggcacactaggatggatagaattaggaatgaagatatccgagacaaggtgggagtggcatcggtggaggacaagatgcgggaagcgagactgagatggtttgggcatgtgaagaggagagacacagatgctccagtgcggaggtgcgagaggttggctatggacggtttcaggaggggcaaagggaggccgaagaaatattgggaagaggtcattagacatgatatggcacagttgcagctctccgaggacatgaccttagataggaggctatggaggactcagactaagatagtgggctag